A window from Vidua macroura isolate BioBank_ID:100142 chromosome 20, ASM2450914v1, whole genome shotgun sequence encodes these proteins:
- the LOC128817105 gene encoding neuferricin, whose product MWRGAAAALLGLAAACLLRRGFEPRARLLSAAELRRYRGAPGEPGLYLALLGRVFDVERGRKHYGPGGAYSGFAGRDATRAFASGDFTAAGLVDTVSGLSPAELLSIHSWLSFYSDNYEPVGKLVGRFYDENGAPTEALREVEAAIEEALKLQAQSDQKKQQFPPCNSEWSSAKGTRFWCSRQSGGVQRAWAGVPRKLHRPGSQGTQCVCVRSSGPPWGQPGSSQHSDRGDLDHPQLQQYEGCHPLAEQCVLLTG is encoded by the exons ATGTGGcggggcgcggccgcggcgctgcTGGGCCTGGCCGCCGCCTGCCTCCTGCGCCGCGGGTtcgagccccgcgcccgcctGCTCAGCGCCGCCGAGCTGCGCCGCTACCGGGGGGCGCCGGGCGAGCCCGGGCTCTACCTCGCCCTGCTGGGACGGGTCTTCGATGTGGAGCGGGGCCGCAAGCACTATGGGCCCGGCGGCGCGTACAGCGGGTTCGCAG GCAGAGATGCCACCAGAGCGTTTGCCAGCGGCGACTTCACcgcggcggggctggtggacacCGTGTCGGGGCTGTCACCCGCggagctgctctccatccacAGCTGGCTGAGCTTCTACAGCGACAACTACGAGCCCGTGG GGAAGCTGGTGGGCAGATTCTATGATGAAAATGGGGCACCGACAGAAGCCCTGAGGGAGGTGGAGGCTGCCATTGAGGAAGCTCTCAAACTGCAAGCACAAAGTGATCAGAAGAAGCAGCAGTTCCCACCCTGCAACTCTGAATGGAGCTCTGCTAAAGGCACACGGTTCTGGTGCTCCAGACAGAG CGGGGGAGTGCAGCGAGCCTGGGCCGGGGTCCCGCGGAAGCTGCACCGCCCCGGCTCGCAGGGCACGCAGTGCGTGTGTGTCAGGAGCTCCGGGCCGCCCTGGggccagcctggctcctcccAGCACAGCGACAGAGGCGACCTGGATcaccctcagctgcagcagtaCGAGGGCTGCCATCCCCTGGCCGAGCAGTGTGTCCTCCTCACGGGCTGA